In Dioscorea cayenensis subsp. rotundata cultivar TDr96_F1 chromosome 13, TDr96_F1_v2_PseudoChromosome.rev07_lg8_w22 25.fasta, whole genome shotgun sequence, the sequence AGAACATTGAGAAGtgaagaaaaacaacaacagaaCTTAGATTTCATATAGATGCCAATCAAATCATGGAACCATCACCTCCATCAAAAGCACAATCATTGATTCAAGAAGAAGCACCAATCAACAAGATCACACACATAATATTGACAGATAACCACAAATTACCACAAACATCTGAATAAATAAATCCTGCACGAACAATCACCGCTATGAAAAAAGCATCCATGAATTCGAGAAGCAGCACCAATCAACAAGATCATACACATAAACATAacaaattaccaaaaaaattatcacataacataacaaaaacaaataaataagcatCAACATATCAttgcaaataaagaaaaacaccgAATATTTacaaaacctagaaaaataccAACAAGAAATCAAAGATCAGCatcaaaagaacaccaaaacaAGGATTTGGGATGGGATTAGGGCTTGTACCTCTCAAAAGGCCTCACCTTTTTCTCTCCGCTTCGGGGgctaaaaaccctaaacctcacAGAACCAAAACCAGGGTTCTAAAAATGAGGATTTGGATGGAGGGTGTTTATGGTACCCGATTATGAAATCTTGGCCGTTTATTTTCTCAATGAAGAATATCTGACCGTTGGATGCGATAAGCAAAGTCTGGGCCGTCAGATGTGCATTCTTGTGGGCCCTCTCaagatattttatataactCATCCAAAGAGATTTTTTATTTGCCTACCAATTTATTTAATTCTAGTTATTTACCGCCCcggtaaatttttatatatatatatttttttaatttatgtcaaAGTATACATAAATGATTGttgccattttatttatttattaaaaatatgcttTGTAATATTGAAGAACAAATATTAGAATTTCCTTATGATTACttcattaaaatcaattatatcaaaattattCTATGGGTTTCATGCAAATGAAATTAACAAGAAAGTTTTAtggtaattattaaaaaaaatgaaaaataattttcttgtatTCCAAGGGATGATAAGTAAAACCCTTGTGATACATATATGGTATTACGTTATTTGCGGACATTAACATCCACAAAGGATGAAAAGGTAGAGAGACAAAATAGTAAAGAGAGACAGGGAAAGGAAAtgaagtaaaatatatataaatagtgatatgtatACTGTGGCTCCGGGTTGTACTTAGTTGCTGAGAGGATAGTTggatttgtttataatttttttttaggttgaGGTGCtagtataaataaaatttgatggtTTAGATACTAATTTGTgcatcccaattttttttaactgtaTAATATTGATAGTAAAAATTACTGTATATTTATTGAAATCCACTGATTGGAAGAGAACGTTCGTTAAAAAATTATCCGCAAACGTTTTCAAAGAACCAACCCtttccatttatatatatatatatatatatatatatatatatgagtaaatTCATCAAATTCAGTCAAACAAATATTAGCAacataaaattttgaagaaacacccaaaaaaattaGATTCACATACAAAAAATTGAAGGGAGATCTTGCAACAAAATATGATCAAACATTACCATGATGTATAttcaccaaataaaaattttgctaCAAATCCATTACAACCAGTGGTTAACAGAAATAACTGTAAATCTAAGTTACTGAAATATCCTAAATACACAATGAATGAACAAGTTCAAAAACATTATTCTGCAGCAAAATGACAGTGGCTAATGAAGTGATTTCGGTGATCCTTCGAACAAATCAAGAATGTAAGCTGCAAGATCATCTGCAGAGTATTTGATGTACTTGTTTCTGTGCCTCACACCATCAAGTTGGCTCGAATATCGACCAATGAATGTTCGGTAAGCTTGTAGAAGGATATGTGATACTGAAATTCTAAGATCCTCGCGAAGTTCAACTGCAGGTACCAACCATGCTGTTTGATTTCTGTAAACCTCTTCGAATGCGAGGTTGAAGTGTTTGAATTTATCTTTGAGTACACTATTTGAAGGTGTCGAACCCCCCTCATCCTTCAAGAAAGACAGCACTGAAGGCCATGACGCTCTCTCGTAACGCATTTCGTAATTCCTGAACTTCCTTTTGGTTTCCTTGATCCAGTTGTCGTTGAAGAACGTTCGAAGTTCAGAATCCTTAACCTTTTGAAACATGTAATAAATGTTATTCATCAGAAATATATTCTGCAATGCAGCATCCTTGTATAGCATGGACCTTGTGTTAAGGTTTGATTCGAGAATTGATACAATAGATAGGAGATGATGAGACAATGGTGTTACATGAAAAGAACCTGTTTGCTCCTTTTGATTGTCAAGAAGTGGTTCAAGTGTACTGCTATAATCCCCAAGAGTCTTGATGTAATTCATCACATATTTTGTGATAGGGTGCACTCCACCTCCGACAAGTGCATTCTTTGATCTATTGTTTCGAATGGCATTCTTGAACTCTTTGAAGATCACTCTAATAGTTTCACCCAATCTCGACACAACATCATGGCATTCAGTCAAGATAGAAGAACAAGACTCTTCAGGGAACATAGACTCTACATCTGGCAGAAGATCAGTTAAACATTCATACATGTCAAGAATACGGAAAATTTTCTCTAGCTTTGGAGTTCCAATTGCAATTGCCTCAGCAAAATTAAGTAATCGTAAGATCGAAACCTTTGATATTTCAACAAAACAACGCTCCCTCACTGATGTCGAATAATCTCCAAGAACAACATTGCAGAGATGTCTTTCACTGGTAAGATAAACCCGGACGAAAACTTTCATAGCTTGGTTCCacctcttgatttttttatttaacactCTCCAGTGCATTTGTAGGATTTCTTCAATACTCCATTTCTCCATGCAAAGAGCCGAAAGACACTCATCCAATGCTTGCTTTCGGATATTAACATAAGCCCGGCAGCATTCCATGTCATAGTTGCAAATTAGCATCATCCCGGCAATGCATTTAAGATCAAAAACAGCACCAGGATCAACTAAATTAATGACAAAATCCTCCGCATGAATACTACTCTCACTCCGAATCCTACCCTCGATCTGTTCCTCTTCAAGAGAACTACAAGAGTACTCATCCACAGAGCCTTCTTCCGATGAAGGGAAAGACATGAGGCCGGGCTCAACAAGTTGCTCATTGTGAACAAGAAGATAGATGAACTCCTCCTCAAGCCTTGCCATTGCCATTTGAAGCAAACAATGAGCTCGGTCTAAAAATTCATTACTGCTCCCTGAGCTTTCAGTGAATTTTCTCACTTCATCCACAACACACAAATATTCAGAAGATTTCTTTACTCCATAGCTCCATATCATGGACTCATCAACATCCTGAGCAAGGATCTTTTCCTCCATGACTCCCAATCTCCATTCCTTATTCATgatctcttcttcctcaatGCTCAAGTTGGAAAACTttgttggcatttcatcagtaaaGTGATCTGCATCTTTTTCCACACTTGCAACTTTAGCCATGCAATCTAATGGAAACAAACTTATGAGTTCCAGATTACATACATTTTTGTTATTCTTATCTCTCCCAC encodes:
- the LOC120274482 gene encoding exocyst complex component EXO70E2-like, whose translation is MAKVASVEKDADHFTDEMPTKFSNLSIEEEEIMNKEWRLGVMEEKILAQDVDESMIWSYGVKKSSEYLCVVDEVRKFTESSGSSNEFLDRAHCLLQMAMARLEEEFIYLLVHNEQLVEPGLMSFPSSEEGSVDEYSCSSLEEEQIEGRIRSESSIHAEDFVINLVDPGAVFDLKCIAGMMLICNYDMECCRAYVNIRKQALDECLSALCMEKWSIEEILQMHWRVLNKKIKRWNQAMKVFVRVYLTSERHLCNVVLGDYSTSVRERCFVEISKVSILRLLNFAEAIAIGTPKLEKIFRILDMYECLTDLLPDVESMFPEESCSSILTECHDVVSRLGETIRVIFKEFKNAIRNNRSKNALVGGGVHPITKYVMNYIKTLGDYSSTLEPLLDNQKEQTGSFHVTPLSHHLLSIVSILESNLNTRSMLYKDAALQNIFLMNNIYYMFQKVKDSELRTFFNDNWIKETKRKFRNYEMRYERASWPSVLSFLKDEGGSTPSNSVLKDKFKHFNLAFEEVYRNQTAWLVPAVELREDLRISVSHILLQAYRTFIGRYSSQLDGVRHRNKYIKYSADDLAAYILDLFEGSPKSLH